One Ferviditalea candida genomic window, CGATTTAGCGAAATATGCCGGTCTCGTATGGAACCAGAACCAGTCCGGTGAATTTGAAGCGGAAGAAACTTCTCGCATGGATACCGGCAATAAATATCTCCTTACTATCTCGTCCAGGCAGCGGACTCCGTCCGCAAGCATGATGCTGAGTACAGTGCGTTTTACCAGAAGAAGTACGACGAAGTTCCAAAGCATAAGC contains:
- a CDS encoding transposase, giving the protein MKKLDKEIAKIMKGVPQTLTSVKGIGPVFAADILAEVGGIDRFANHADLAKYAGLVWNQNQSGEFEAEETSRMDTGNKYLLTISSRQRTPSASMMLSTVRFTRRSTTKFQSISTKEPSSYPRENWYGWYSCY